CGCCCTGGGCGCCATCGGTTCCGACGCCGCCATCGAAGCGGCCGACATCGCCCTCATGAGCGACGATCTGCGTCACCTCCCCTGGCTGGTGCGCCACGCCCGCCGTACATTGTGGATCGTGCGGGAAAACATCACCTTCGCCCTCGGGGTCAAGGCCGTTTTCGTGGTGCTCGCGCTTCTGGGGCAGGCGACCCTGTGGATGGCGGTGGCCGCGGACATGGGGGCGTCGCTGCTGGTGGTGGCCAACGGCTTGCGGCTGCTGCGAATAAAATGAATTATTATATTTCCCCGGGATTTGGAAACCGGCCCGGGCGAAATAAGCAAGCGGGGTTGCTCAGAGAGTTCAAAAATTCCACTAGATCGGCCTTTTCCTGCTCAGTCAAATGCAAAGGGTAGATTGCCGGATCCAAAAACGGGTTTTTCTCGCCGCCCTGATTGTAATATTCCACCACGTCTTCCAGCGTCTTCTGACTGCCATCATGCATGTAAGGACCAGTCAGACTGATGTTACGCAGGGTGGGAGTGCGAAACTTACCAATATCAGCAACCTCTCCAGTGACCAGGAAACGACCCAACTCGGAACGTTCCCGTTCATTATATACAGCCGCAGGATCGGTTTGATTTCCTGCTGTCGCCTGTTTGTAAGCACTGACAAATTGAGTAAATTTGCCCTTGAGCCGCTCGAACCCCACGCCCAAATTATAAAACCGGTTGTCAGTAAAAAGAGAGTGATTCAGACCAATTTCATGGCAATTGGCACAATTTCCTTTACGGCGGAAAATCCTCAAGCCGCGTTGGGCGCTCTCAGATAGCGCGGTCTCATCTCCCCCATACAGAAAACGGTCGAAAGGCGTATTGCCACAGACCAAGGTTCTTTCATAGCTGGCTATCGCTTTGCCGATATGTTCAGGTTGGGCTTTTTCAGGCGCTTCACCAAAAGCGGACTGAAATAGACGACGGTAATCAGGGTCATTTCGCAGTAATGCCAAAATGGGTTGAGTGTTTTTCAAGCCATGCTCGATGGGGTTGGTCAAGGGACCAAGGGCCTGGGTTTCCAGGCTATCGGCCCGACCATCATGGAATAGCGATGTGTAAAATGCGGCGTTTAATACCGTTGGTGCATTGCGCGGACCCACTTGCCCTCTTATTCCCACCGCCGTAGGCCGGCCGTCGGTAAAAGCACGCTCTGGTTGATGACAACTGGCGCAACTGACGGTGCCATCGGCGCTCAATCGCTTGTCGAAAAATAGCTGTTTGCCCAGCTCTATTTTAGCCGCGGACTGGGGATTATCTGCCGGGACAGTAACTTCCGGAAGTCCTAATGGCGCTGCCATCAGGGTCATTGGTCCAAACAATATTATCCATCCAATGAAGGCTTTAATCATCTGAACTCCTTTACAAAAATAGAAACGCCCGGCCAAAACCAGGCGTTTTGCATTGGAAAAGACTATCAATCCACGCGCGGCATGCTGTGGACATCCAGAATATAAGGTTGCCTTAAAGGAAGCTTGTCGTCGGGTTGCTGCATGTAGATGACTTTGCCATAGGTTTCATTAATGGCCGGCAATAACTTGGCGGCTTCTTCCGGGGTCAAATCCGGGAAGGTTGCTTTTGCCAAAGGCACTTCCACCTTATGATAGTGCCAATATTGCTTTTCTTCCTCCGGCAATTGCTCAAACATCGCGGTTGGAATAATGTACTCAAAGCCAATGGGCTTGTCTTGATCCTTCATTCCATTATGGAACATCAAGCAAACGAAAGTGCCATCGTTGTAACCCTTACAATGATGATGCACCACATGATGAAGTTTGCGGGGGTCCGCCTCCCCACCGGGTAAATGACGAACTGCTTGTATGTGCAGATCGTTAAATCCCAAATGATTGGGATATTCCTTTTGCCTGGGATTAAAGGTCTTGTTGTAGGGACGGATGGGATGATAAGCCACCGTCCTCGATTGCTGTAGCTCGGCGGCAGCTTTTGCCAGATCATCATCACCACGTGGTTGGTTAGTGGAGCAGGCAACCCCTGACAGCATCATCACAACACTGATTACCGTTAATTTAATTGTATTTTTCATAGCCGTACCTCTGGACATTTCGTTTTTTATAGAGATCTCCGTTATCACATAAACGGATATGCATATTCTATTTTGTTTTATGTGTATAAGGAAAGATTAGTTTGGAATAATTCGCTTCGTTTATATTCCATTTGGCATATTTACCTGTAACGCCTAAGGCTGTCTTGCTTGCACCATGACAAGCGCGTAGGCTATGGGTGAAATAGACTGACCGAAGGTGGTAAATGAAACACTGGCGGTTTTCCTTTTTTTTAATCCTGGTTTTTCTGTCGGCGATGCCCGTTTGGGCAGAAAGCGAAGGAAAAATAATCCAGCTCGAGATAGAAGGCCCCATTGGACCGGCAACCACGGATTACGTCAAACGCGGCTTTGATCACGCCATCGAGTCCTCGGCCCGCTTAATCATTCTACGGCTTGATACGCCAGGCGGCCTGGATTTGGCCATGCGCGACATCATTAAACAAATCATTGCCTCGCCGATACCGGTTGTCGCTTACGTCGCCCCCAGTGGGGCGCGGGCCGCCAGTGCGGGTACTTATATTCTTTATGCCGCTCACATCGCCGCCATGGCCCCTGCCACCAGCGTGGGTGCTGCCACGCCGGTACAAATCGCAGGGCCCGGCCCTTCGCCCCCCAAAACACCCGGCAGTGACGATAACAAGCAGGATAAAGAAAAATCCAAACCCAAGGGCGGGGCAATGCAGCGGAAAATGATTAATGATGCGGTCGCCTATATTAAAGGCTTGGCGAAAATGCGCGGCCGCAATGCCGAATGGGCGGAAAAAGCGGTGCGCGAAGCCGCCACCCTCACTGCTGAAGAGGCCTTGGAAAAAAATGTGATCGACCTGATCGCTACCGATATTGGCGATCTGCTCAAAAAACTCAATGGCCGCAAAGTAACTGTTTTGGGGCAAGAGATCGAGCTTAAAACCCAAGGCCTGGTGCTGGAGCGGTTGGAACCGGACTGGCGCAGCCGGTTGCTGGCGGTGCTTACCAATCCCAATATTGCCTATATCTTGATGCTGCTTGGAATTTACGGATTGATTTTCGAGTTTTCCAACCCAGGCGCCGTGGTGCCGGGGGTATTGGGCGGGATTTGCCTACTGCTGGCGCTGTTTGCCTTTCAAGTGCTGCCCATCAATTATGCAGGCCTGGCGCTCATTTTGTTGGGGCTGTCGCTCATGGTGGCCGAAGCCTTTGTCCCCAGTTTTGGCATTTTGGGCATCGGCGGCGTGGTCGCTTTCACATTGGGTTCCATTATGCTCACCGATACCTCTGTACCCGGCTTTGGCATCCATTTGGAGCTGATTCTCGCCTTCGCCGCTACTTCCGCCTTGCTTTTCATCATGGGCCTGGGGATGGTGATCAAGGCCCGGCATAATCCAGTGGTCACCGGCAAGGAAGAATTACTCAATCAAACCGCCGAAGCATTAGAGGACTTCGAAGCCGAAGGCTGGGTACGGCTCCACAGCGAACGATGGCGCGCTATCACCGACCGTCCCGTTCGCAAGGGAGACCTGCTCAAAGTTACCGGGATTGATGGATTAACGCTTTACGTCACACCACATCGGGAGGAAAACCCATGAACGCGCTAATTGTCGTCGTCATTTTATTGTTGATGTTTCTGCTCAGCGCTATCCGTATTCTGTGGGAATACGAGCGGGGCGTGATTTTTTTGTTAGGGAGGTTTTACAAGGTTAAAGGGCCGGGGCTGATCATTGTCATCCCCTTTATCCAAAGGATGGTGCGGGTGGATATGCGCACCGTGGTGATGGACGTGCCCCGCCAGGATGTGATTTCCAGGGATAACGTTTCCGTGCGGGTGGATGCCGTGGTTTATTTCCGGGTCATCGATCCCGCCAAGGCGATTATCCAGGTAGAGAATTTTTATGAGGCCACCAGCCAGCTCGCCCAAACCACCTTGCGCTCGGTATTGGGGCAGCACGAACTGGATGAAATGTTGGCCGAGCGGGAAAAGCTCAATACCGACATTCAGGCTATCCTAGACACCCAAACCGACGCCTGGGGCATTAAGGTGGCCAACGTGGAAATCAAGCGGGTGGATCTGGACGAGAGCATGATCCGCGCCATCGCCCGCCAGGCGGAAGCCGAACGGGAACGCCGCGCCAAAGTCATCCACGCCGAAGGGGAAATGCAAGCGGCGGAAAAACTCCAGGTGGCCGCTCATACCTTGTCCAAGGAACGCCAAGCTATCTTGTTGCGTTACATGCAAACCTTGATTGAAATTGCCGGGGACCGCTCCAGCA
Above is a genomic segment from Methylothermaceae bacteria B42 containing:
- a CDS encoding cytochrome-c peroxidase; this translates as MTLMAAPLGLPEVTVPADNPQSAAKIELGKQLFFDKRLSADGTVSCASCHQPERAFTDGRPTAVGIRGQVGPRNAPTVLNAAFYTSLFHDGRADSLETQALGPLTNPIEHGLKNTQPILALLRNDPDYRRLFQSAFGEAPEKAQPEHIGKAIASYERTLVCGNTPFDRFLYGGDETALSESAQRGLRIFRRKGNCANCHEIGLNHSLFTDNRFYNLGVGFERLKGKFTQFVSAYKQATAGNQTDPAAVYNERERSELGRFLVTGEVADIGKFRTPTLRNISLTGPYMHDGSQKTLEDVVEYYNQGGEKNPFLDPAIYPLHLTEQEKADLVEFLNSLSNPACLFRPGRFPNPGEI
- a CDS encoding serine protease, with product MKHWRFSFFLILVFLSAMPVWAESEGKIIQLEIEGPIGPATTDYVKRGFDHAIESSARLIILRLDTPGGLDLAMRDIIKQIIASPIPVVAYVAPSGARAASAGTYILYAAHIAAMAPATSVGAATPVQIAGPGPSPPKTPGSDDNKQDKEKSKPKGGAMQRKMINDAVAYIKGLAKMRGRNAEWAEKAVREAATLTAEEALEKNVIDLIATDIGDLLKKLNGRKVTVLGQEIELKTQGLVLERLEPDWRSRLLAVLTNPNIAYILMLLGIYGLIFEFSNPGAVVPGVLGGICLLLALFAFQVLPINYAGLALILLGLSLMVAEAFVPSFGILGIGGVVAFTLGSIMLTDTSVPGFGIHLELILAFAATSALLFIMGLGMVIKARHNPVVTGKEELLNQTAEALEDFEAEGWVRLHSERWRAITDRPVRKGDLLKVTGIDGLTLYVTPHREENP